The genomic window CCCAGTTTATCAGTGACAGAAAGGAGAGAAGGTTATTTTCAGATGAGTTCTTGCTATAATCCTTGGCACCACACATCTAATCTAACTCAAAGCCATAATCTTCACATTCCAGCTTTACCTTCACCTTGGGAGACCTACGTCCATGATAGGGTACAGTGGGAGGAGTTGGGGGAGAGCGTGGGGTGgtaagaggaggagagggaggtttAGGGGGAGGCAGGGCGGGGAAGGGAATAGGTGAATCTGAGTCAGGGTAGGATGTGATGGGATGAGAAGGACAGGGAGATCTCGAAACAGAGCGCTGTGAGGGAACATTTGGAGAGGGCAGAGAGGAGTGGATGGGAGGTGGTGAGACgggtggagagggagagactggaGGTAGTGGTGATGTCATTaggcgagggagggagggtcgAGGGGAGacagggggagagggagggacgGTGATACGATCCTGTCCTTGTGAatgggaggaagaagaaaaatgagtgACAGCAGAAGAAGGAGTGACAGCTGAAGAAGGAGTgagagctgaagaagaaaatggagtGACAGCAGAAGGAgtgacagcagaagaagaaaaaggagtgacagcagaagaagaaaaaggagtgACAGCAGAAGAAGGAGTGACAGCTGAAGAAGGAGTgagagctgaagaagaaaatggagtGACAGCAGAAGGAgtgacagcagaagaagaaaaaggagtgacagcagaagaagaaaaaggagtgacagcagaagaagaaaaaggagtgacagcagaagaaaatggagtgacagcagaagaagaagaagaagaaaaaggagcgacagcaaaagatgaagaagaagaagtaggaGGGGGAGGTAATGaagttggaggaggaggtggtgtgGATGTTGAGGGGAGGCTTGGGTCAGGAAGTGgtgtcaaagaagaagaaacatcagCCTATGAAGGAAATGGCATACAAACAATTATGATGCTAAATCAATCAGAGGCTACATGCTAAGAAAGGAATCTTTCTGATGGcaaaaatgtgctgttttaCAGAGCCCTGGGAGGACGTGGAGGAATACATTAAacatggaagaagaaaaaaaaagacctacTTTTGAGTCTAAAAAGAACTTCGACAAATAGTTTGCTTGTTCTTGAGCAGTAGGAACTATGAGACATTTTGCATGGATCCATAAAAATAAGTGAATGAAACAAAGGAAGTGCGAGTGCCAGATTATCATCAGGAGGTACAGTGATGCACTTAAGCACAGATTTATTTCACTACATTGTACTCAAAACTGTAATGACCACACATCCTAACATCAGCCTGCTTCTGGCAGAGCAGCAGTTATCCTTAGACGAGGTGTGTGAATGGCAGATTCACTCACAAGACCCTACGATGTATGGTAATCAAACtttgattaaaatgtaaacagtgtcCCTCCATCTCCCTTCCAGGGCCCCATAGGGTCAACAGATGCAGCTCACACCATGCTCTACCTGTGGACTGAGTCTCTCATTaatgtcctcctctttgtcctctCTAGTTTCATCGTCTTCCTCAATGAACAACTCAGTAAATCCCCTTCCTTTCCCCGATGATGGTCTTTGCGACTCGCCTGCTCTTTCGTTTAGAGTTTTTAACTGATGTTCCAAGCTGAGGGAAAGCGACTCCATTGTAACAGGCTTGGGAAACTGCGCCTCTAACCGAATGCTGCCTGCTGAATCAGTTGCTGTAGTGTCTGCTGGGGGTTTCACTGCTGGCTGATCGGGCTCTTCTGTTTTTAGCTTAAACTTGCTCTGTGATTTACTGTTTAGTGAAGATGAAGGGGAAACTACAGCAGATAATCTTGAATTGTCAGTATTATCTGTACTGGTAAAGTCATCAAGAATCATCAACAAGAGATCATCATATGGGTCTTTTACATGCAGATTAGAATCAAGGATTTTGCTGCTTTGATTTTCTTGCAATTTTAAACTGGACCTCGGAGGAGCCTGTGTGGTGGATTTGAATGGTTCTGGCACTGTGCAGGAAAAAACCTCTGGCTTAGAAGTGTGCACTGATTGGTCTATTCCTTTTCCGCTGTTGTATTTTAGTGAAGAGTCAGGCAGTGGAGAGATAAATGAGGAACGAGGAAGGGGAAGgtggggaggaagaggaggaggtggaggaggaggaggaaatgggAGTGTTGGTTGAGAAATCAGCGAGGCAGCAGAAGTGTGACCTAAACCAGGTCTCCCTTCTCTAAAAGGAGGAGTCTTGGAAAACATCTGGGGCAAGAGGGCAAAGTCTCTTTGCAACGGAGCAGGTGAGGGTGACTTGGGCTCCTGAGTCTTTAGGAAAGGTGCCAGGTCTATGGGGAGTGGGGGTGGTGTGGGCGGTATGGGGGTGCTCGGGAGCGAGTGAGTTGGAGTAGACGTCGAAGATTCCATTGTAAGGGACAGCCACTCATTGGTGACTGCTTTTAAGTCATGCCTTCTCACTGAGggctgaggagagaggaggtcacGAGTAGTGGAGGATGGAGGTGGATGGTAGAAAGGCTCCAGGAAGTTAAGTGAAAAAGGCAGAGTGTGATTTATAAAACTGGAACAGAGAGTTAAACAGTGTAAAAGCTGTGTACACCCTTAAACTGATGATGTACTTATTTATAAAAGTAAATTCACATGTCACTACTAATTCAATTTAACTAAAATCTTTTCTTATAAATGTGACTGAGGAATTCAAATGTCCCAACATTACTCTCCACCAATGGAGAAATGACCccacaaatatttatagatCAATTCTTTCAAAACTTTTGGGTAtaaatttgtatttcttttttaacgGTTTGTTGTATTCTGTTGCTGCAATGCTTTAATAATTCCGTTACCTTGATAGGTGTAGAGCTCGGTGTCCTGTTGCCAGAATAACCACGTGGGTCGATGTGGTGGGTGGAGCTCTTGCTAGGGGAACGCTTGACGATGTCCACGTACGAGACAGGAAAGATGCCCTGTTTGGTTGTGTCCGGGATCTTGCCTTCATACCAGTTCTGATCCACCTGCCTTAACACTATTACTCTCTCCCCCTACAGACACCCAAAGTATACACACTATTATAAAATGCCATACAAGAGTGTTGTACTGAACAGAACTCAACCCCTTTTAATTATGattacaaaataagaaattcATCCAATGGTTTAAGTCTAAACATCTTAAATCTTTGGAACGTAGTTACAGgtgatttttatttacttctgaatgataacttgtttttttcttatatgTAAGATAACACTGCATCTTTGTGTTGGTTCAATACTTAAAATATTCAGGTCCAAAGTCTCTGCAAGAAATGTAATGTTCATCACAATATTATAAACATACATACAGGCTACCTTTCTGAGAGACAGCTCCACATTAGTGTCAGCATTGAAGTTGTAGCGAGCTACCCCTTCTCCGATCTCTCTGACATGTGCTGGCGGAGGAGGACGAATCGGCTGCTGCTTCTCTGTGGACGGCATCTTCTGTTTATGTGTTGAACAGGcagagaaatcagagagagaaattacATACTGCACATCAAATGCTCAAATATTTACTGCACTCACGCACACACGGATCATGAGTTGCACAACTTACTTCCACATATGACATGGGGAAAATGCCAACCCGTCCACGGTGCTCTCCTTCGTACCAGTTGTTGTCTATCTGGCGGATGATGTTCACTGCATCACCCTTCTTGAATGTCAGCTCCCTGCAAAACATTTATGCAATCAAAGTGCATGCAATATGGTGTGAGGAAGATATGAAGAGACCACTACAGCCAGCAGAGCACATTGGATGTAAACAGCGTCAGCTAAAGAACGACAGCCACTGAAGCGAGATGAAATAAGATCAAGACCAACGTAGATCAGTTTTATTCATGCATTTATCCAGAACCCATGACATTAATCAGTTAGAGCTTTCCAAGTGCGGTGGTGAGATGTGACAGTGAAGTTACCAAGAGACTTGATTTAGAGATATCTTAGACTCTGGAAACATGACACAGAATGCAATGAGTCGAGATGTGTTCAAACGCAGTTAGACATGTCATGCTTGGCCTCCCTGTGCGTGCACGGTGCATTTACTGTACTCACTTATCTGTTTGTGCCTTAAAATCATAAATGGCTCTTGCAGGCTGTTtctgatggaggagagagaacagaatAAGTTGTGTCATCTGTTTATGGGAGACCTGGGAGATGAgagtgaagagaagaaaaagaaaaaatgccaGCAAGCATTACCAGGCAAAActtcaaaacaactttttaaaaatcagctgTGCAGTGGTGTTATTGTATCTGTTCAAGTGGAAACATATTTACAGTGCCAACCaatgtcagacttttttttatagatgCACTTTAATGTATGCTATGAAAAGGAGTgttcaatttaatttatttaaggATAAACGATGAGCTATTAGCATTATTTACTGCTGCTTTCATGTTGTACCTCTCTGTCAGGAGTAGGTCTTCTACTCTGAGGGGTGTGGCGCCCATCCATAGTGGAATAGCTCCTGGACACATCCTGGTCTATGATTAGCAGAGACACATAAAAATAGTCACAATAGTAAACACAATTTTCTTTCACATGCATGCTCaaaatacataaatgatctCTGGGACAATGAAGAATGGTAAAGTGATAATGCCATTCCAACAGGTAAATGAGGGAATGAAAACTTGGGTCAAGAATTGgtgttttatttcaacatcacataaaaaaaacaaggttttcGGGACTCCCACAATATGACACATGCAAACCTGTGAAACAAGCTGTAACATAAATGAAACTAGGAGGAATACAGTCCAATATTATGATAGAACTTATCAAAAACCAGTCAACACACAAGCAAATGGCGGAAGGGAAAAGATGATTGTGGAATATTTAAATGACTTCGGAAATAAATTCtacaaaacagacaaatgatACAAgccaaacaaatgaaaaacaaaggaaaaacacacatttattttctcttcccaGAGTTTTATACTGTGAACCCACAAATAATCCTACCAGGCCatctcatttattttgtaaatgttatcACTTTTAACTGCTTTTATCAGGATTAAGGTGCTGCTAATGcaatgttttatattaaaagcattctgtttttttaaaccaaaaaaacaaaacggtaATTGATGTCTTAACAGGCAAATGAAGGGAATAGGGCAACAAGCACTAACTTTGAGAGTGTACAGTATATGGATTCTTATGAGtatgtatactgtatgtttacatGTGTATTATGTAGAAAAGAAACCTCTGTAGTGCACATGTGCATGTGAAGTGTGTTATGTGTATTATCTCCACCTGAATAACAGAGACCATTCCCATTGCCCTGCTCCTCTCCATATTCATTATTGTTTGAGGTGTCTTCGTGGCGTCCATAACAGGCACTGATTGGTGACTGTAGCCGTGGTGACTGTAGCTGAGGTGTGGAGGGATCCCCTTTATGCGAGGCGTACCCAGTGGGGCTGCCATCTGGGTACAAAGATGTAGAGGAGTGACCACCATGCCaacaccccctcctcccacGCAAGGAGGAGCTCCGTTCAGGCACATTTGGGAGCAATTCGGCCAGTATTCTCTTCAGGATGCTACCATCAGGTGCCCTGGCCCCTCTGTGGCCTCTCTCTGTTTGGATGTGCTCATAAATGTCTCTCAAGGCTGCATCTAGTGCTTCATAAATGGCCTGTTTGGACTTGGGTCGGCTACCTCGATCTCCGCCACCACTGCTTCTTCTTGAGGTAGGTGGTGAGCCCTTTTTCCGACGGAAAGGCACTGGGCTGACGAGGAAAGCCAGCTTTGACATTGCTTGCTGGGACTGTGAGCTCTGGATTTGTGAATGGCTGCTGCGGCTCTGATGTGAAGGTCTCTGGTTATCCTGGCGTGCTCGTTCTCTCTCATGACGAAGCATGGTGGTAAAACGGGTATAAGAGGCTGGGCAGCGGCCTTTGCAGGTGCTAATGAGGTGGCGGTGTTGGTAACCTTGGCCCTGGCCTAGACTTTGGTGACCagggtggtgatggtgatggtggtggtgatgacgGAGGTGGTGATGGTGTTGGAGGGTGGAAGAGCCGTACAAGCTTTCGGAGGAGGTTAGAGAGCAGTGGTCAAAGTCACTCTCACTGCAAAATGAGGAACCCTCCACCTGTATGAAGTCACTGAGGTCTGAGGCAACAGCATCTTGTTCGCTGTCAGAGTAGTCAGGGTTTGCCTGTGGGCCTtgaggaacaggaggagcaggaaagGACCGCCCACAGCCAGGCTCTGGCCCAACACGAGGCTGGCCCTCAGGTGGGCTGCGAGGCCGATGCAAGTGATCCATGGTGTGAGGCCCTGTTCCACCATTGCAATTGTTATCTTCCTCTAATAAAGATTCTATGGAAAAGCGACGTTTGGGAAAACTAGGTgttccaccaccaccaccactgctGGCTCGAGATGATGAGCCACCTGGCGTGGTGGTGCCTGAAGGCATCTCACTGTCACCCAAGTTTGGCATGGATTTGGACTTCTTAATAAGGCGCTCATATTCAGAAATGCGGTTTGGCACCGTATCACGTGGCACCTCAACGCCCCAAGATAGTGTCCAAGGAGAGAGGCGATGCCGGTGGGGTTGGCGCTCCAGTTCCAGGATGCGAGCACGGACAGAGCGAATCACATCAGATGGGATGATCTGCGCACGGTCGATCTGGTGCATTTTACGATAGAGCTGGAGAAAGCCTGGTGAATCATGCGCCCGTCGCCGCTGGGGGCGGGGCAATGAGTTGTTGGAGTTGGAGCCAGTTGAACCTGAGGGACTCCCATCACAAACCAGTGATCCAGCACTTTCCGAGCGGTTGGCTTTGCGCCCATCTGAGCCAGTATGGCCATCATTTAGTAAGTCATCACAGCTACGTGACTTGAGTTTGCGAGGGGAGGGCTGTACCTCCTCCACGCTGCTCCATGTCTCTGGATCCTGGCTTTTTGTCTGCCAACTGTTTTGGAAACAGACAGACTGCTTGGAGGAAGAACTGCCTTCCTGGCTGGTATCTTCATGGGAATGAGCAAGgccagaggggagagggggaggacaGGGAGGCTGACAAGGACCTGGTGAGGTCAAACTGTTCGAATACATGTTGCATGCGTCCCCACCTTTCAGATGTCCAATAAAGAGCAGcgtggtgaaagagaaggaagaaagcttgttaagcagaaaTATCAAGACCAAAGATGGAAGAGAAGGGTATTGGAAGAACAAATAGAAGAGAAAAGAGGGCAGGGAAAAAAGATGATTTGATGATTTTTGCTCAGACTTCAGCATAATCAAGAGAACCTTGTGAAACTTATGACCATACCAGACAGACATCACATTgtgataaacaaaacaaatgaaaaaagatcttctttgtttctctgaaaagaagtgaaaagagaaatacgaagacacaaaaagaaaaaaaatatattaagtgAAAAGGAGATGTTCgtatacatgtgtgtttacCTTTGGCTCTGGATGGTGAGGATGGTGAGGAACGAACCACAGGTTTTTTGAGGCTGCTGCTGGGTCTGTAGGCATCCACAGGT from Labrus bergylta chromosome 1, fLabBer1.1, whole genome shotgun sequence includes these protein-coding regions:
- the sorbs2a gene encoding sorbin and SH3 domain-containing protein 2 isoform X13 codes for the protein MNTDSGGTARHSVALSLVLSPMKRVQSSPNLGTGSDSHSSDLDSWRSRSVTDGLKNGDAGSSSLAAKGFRSVRPNLQEKKATTQDMNHVPLPPPRRESFHFSPTGANPLDYDCLVSLAKDLSPGMLTFTQNEKAILKESYTVSSTASYSYSENSSNTVQEEHQSTVSNDTSSCSASASANTQAQERKVSSLKLTPVTIPDPPAHLNSDNNPQTKTTGSPPTTSPPPQKGPTLSPPQTQTASLSVSLGLENLKHPETQPSSNTMEPKVQDQAPNRIPGTAPSHSKVEMTKAPPAVPPRPSAAELLGQVLSHAMNGSTSHPQRPLSPPSYPPPPTSLHRGHLRQSRSSEGSETVTRESVVSGRTSVCSTVPIACFSEEEKKVSVIKAPHYEGIGPVDESGIPIAIRTTVDRPKDWYKTMFKQIHKVHKADDDYSDTYNATYAVINNDDYNLSSSTAMAHPAPRTHTYRPLAKSPSDNGGHLGPREPSPSPIPPPPPPMPSLLQLRARDSDRDKDSPDSNEWGPPNRKVDTRKYRAEPKSIFEYEPGKSSILEHERPTYDDIDLENEPWYKFFSELEFGRPPPKKRLDYNPDISARQRIETSLHIAPADKAPERPASAASDYRKRRKSEPSSSQVNAQSQSRATTSPKPVDAYRPSSSLKKPVVRSSPSSPSRAKGGDACNMYSNSLTSPGPCQPPCPPPLPSGLAHSHEDTSQEGSSSSKQSVCFQNSWQTKSQDPETWSSVEEVQPSPRKLKSRSCDDLLNDGHTGSDGRKANRSESAGSLVCDGSPSGSTGSNSNNSLPRPQRRRAHDSPGFLQLYRKMHQIDRAQIIPSDVIRSVRARILELERQPHRHRLSPWTLSWGVEVPRDTVPNRISEYERLIKKSKSMPNLGDSEMPSGTTTPGGSSSRASSGGGGGTPSFPKRRFSIESLLEEDNNCNGGTGPHTMDHLHRPRSPPEGQPRVGPEPGCGRSFPAPPVPQGPQANPDYSDSEQDAVASDLSDFIQVEGSSFCSESDFDHCSLTSSESLYGSSTLQHHHHLRHHHHHHHHHPGHQSLGQGQGYQHRHLISTCKGRCPASYTRFTTMLRHERERARQDNQRPSHQSRSSHSQIQSSQSQQAMSKLAFLVSPVPFRRKKGSPPTSRRSSGGGDRGSRPKSKQAIYEALDAALRDIYEHIQTERGHRGARAPDGSILKRILAELLPNVPERSSSLRGRRGCWHGGHSSTSLYPDGSPTGYASHKGDPSTPQLQSPRLQSPISACYGRHEDTSNNNEYGEEQGNGNGLCYSDQDVSRSYSTMDGRHTPQSRRPTPDREVSHKQMTQLILFSLLHQKQPARAIYDFKAQTDKELTFKKGDAVNIIRQIDNNWYEGEHRGRVGIFPMSYVEKMPSTEKQQPIRPPPPAHVREIGEGVARYNFNADTNVELSLRKGERVIVLRQVDQNWYEGKIPDTTKQGIFPVSYVDIVKRSPSKSSTHHIDPRGYSGNRTPSSTPIKRLVQDALQGGGDPYQAVYNYSPRNEDELELREGDIVDVMEKCDDGWFVGTSRRSKLFGTFPGNYVKQL